In Vicia villosa cultivar HV-30 ecotype Madison, WI linkage group LG7, Vvil1.0, whole genome shotgun sequence, the DNA window ATTGTCTTTGTTTGGATCAGTTTCAGAACAAATACTTTGAGGAAAGTAGAAGATATAACAAGATCATCGCTGCTACTACATCCATCAACGATGAGCTTTTCTAGAAACGGACAAGCCGACATAAAACTCTCTAGTGCTCTCGACTCAACTTCAATAGAATCTAAGTGAAGTTCTATAAGTTTTTTAAAGCCTTGGAAATGATGTGGAATTGAGAGATTAAAAGAACTAAACTTGAAGTATGTTAACTCTTTACAAGAGAAGACAATATGGGGTAATTCATCTTTATCCTTAGACTGAGACAAAATCCCAAGGTATTTTATGTTCCTTGACATGAGGGGAATCCATATTTTGAGATTCTCCTTGTTGATACCGAAATCCAACGCTTCAAATATGCGCAAAGAAAACTGATATATCGGTCTATTGTGTTGGTTAAGCACATCGGTGATTACTTTATGAATATCAGTGTAAGGAAAACGCATAAATCTTTGATAAAATTGATCATCAAAACAAATCTTTGTGGCTGAAGTCCACTTGTACCTCCAATTTCTTTCTAAAATAGTAGTTCTGACTTGCTCTGTCACTTTCATATTTGTTAGGATACCATCTATAGCAATGGCTGGTAACTCGCTGATTCGATCCTTTTTTTTGTTCTTCTCTGAGGGCAAAGCCAAATTACAAATTCAAAAAAATGCTaagtttttaatgatttttaactTTGCCTGCAGTGAGGACTAAAGGCAGAGAAAATTATATTTCCAACAGGACTAATGATCGAGCAGATGACGTGGTTCGAGCAACTGATGAGGCACAGGCCTCAGAGGCGCAGGGTGATCGCCGTCGTCCGACCGGTTCTCACCGGAAACATATGGCTGAGCAGGTCGTGTCGGGGTTTCGTGCACCTCGTCGACGGACTGCTAGAGCTCCTACGACAATTGTGGATGGTCAACCTCCTGTTCCTACAGTGGAACAGGTAGTTGTACTAGAGCCGGTGGTTCAGGAGCCAGTTGCTGAGGAGCGGATAGTTGAGGAGCAGATGCCGGAGGTGGTGCAGGTGCAGGAGCAGGTACAGGAGGTGGTGCATGAGGTGGTGCAGGTGCAGGAGCAGGTACAGGAGGTGGTGCATGAGGTGGTGTAGGAGCCGATATTGGAGTTGGTTCAGGAGTTGGTGCAAGAGCATGTTCAGGTGCCGGTCCAGGAGGGAGTGGATGTGGTGTCCCGTGCTGATACAGACACCACGATTGTTGCATCTACTGAGCCATCAGTGTGTACTAATGGTGGTTTTCCTAGAGTACTGGAATTTTTGTAATTCCCGATATCAGCATCAAATGAAAATACCGGGGATTCCGAAATTTTCGGGCGAAAATATCGGATATTTTGTAATTTACAGTAGGCGATACCGAAAATTATGAAATATGCGGTACAAAATACCGGAAAATTTATCAAATCTACCGGAAATCTTGTTTTGGTGAAAATTCCAGTATCACGCATAAATTTTCGGTATCGTCagaaatttttcaaaattatggTGTAAAAACAATGTTGTTATGCTTTATTGGGAATTGATTATTCTCTTTATAGTGTATCAACAAGTTGATTCTCTGATATGCTTTCAACTTTAAGAATCCTTTGTTCATACGAAccctttaggctatgtttgggagtttggaggggagagaAGGGGAAGACTTTCCAaatcgaatttttaaaaaaatataaaa includes these proteins:
- the LOC131619757 gene encoding F-box/FBD/LRR-repeat protein At1g13570-like, translated to MRFPYTDIHKVITDVLNQHNRPIYQFSLRIFEALDFGINKENLKIWIPLMSRNIKYLGILSQSKDKDELPHIVFSCKELTYFKFSSFNLSIPHHFQGFKKLIELHLDSIEVESRALESFMSACPFLEKLIVDGCSSSDDLVISSTFLKVFVLKLIQTKTICLKKQII